The DNA window CCGTAGATTGCGACCAGATAGGCGGCGACCACAATGGCGCATACCGCAAGCACAATATCACTGAAGGCAAAGGCAGTGCGCTCGCGACGCTCGAACCAGCCCAGGATGATCGCGCCGAAAGTAGCGACAAGCAGCGGAATGCCGAACCAGCGCACTTCGCTGAGGTAGATTTCGGTGCCGGGGAAAGCGGCCCAGGTGGTCAGCCCGCCCATCTGCGGCAGGGTGTCGGAGTTGATCAGGTTGAAATAGCCAATGGTCGTGACAGCGGAAATAAGTGCCGGGATGAGAAGCAGAGCCGCTGCCAGCGAGATGATGCGCGGGCTGGTTTTTGCGTCTTCGTCTTCGGACGGGAATATATGTGCGGCAAAGAGCAGAAAACCAAGCGCCAGCGCGCCTGCAATATGCACGATCCGGAAGTTCCAGGTTTCCAGCGGGAACTGGGGCAGAAACGGCAGTTCCATGCCTGTCATCGATGACAGCGAAACCCCGTTCAGGGCCAGCATGTGAAACGAGGCATAAACTGTCGCCAGCGTCGCCAGGATGATGCCGGAGGTTCCGGCAAAAGTGCGGCGGTTACGCTCTACGGGTTCTTCATCAACACCCTCGGCAAGAACAATATCGTCCGTCGGCCCACCCTGCGGTGTGATTGAATTGTCTGACATTGTTCCCCCGGTTTCAAAACCTGCGCGCGTTTCATGGCGCAAAGCTGAAAATGCCTGCGCCACTCAGAGCGGCGCAGGCCGAATTCTCAACAGGTGCCCGTCATCCGGGCGCCTGAGCAACAGTTACATGTCACCGTGGATCATGTCTGCAGAAATTTCCGCACCGGCGTTCTCGGTGAACCAGCGTGCGGCACCGGGGTGCCATGCCATGACGGTGTTGCGGTCCCAGAACTCAGGCAGCGACGATTGTGCCGCGCGGTGTGCTGTAACCATACGCTCATTGTCGGACATGACCGCGTCAACAACTTCATAGATGAAGGTCTCGGGCAGGTCACAATTGGCGATGGCGAAGTTCCACATGGAGACCGAACGCGCCGGTGCTTCGAGAGTGGTATAGGCCGTTGCGGCAATATCAAAGGCAGCGACCGGGAAGGCTGCGATGATTTTCGCCTGCTCTTCTTCGGTGAACTCGATGATGTTGATGTCGGTCTGCACTTCAAGCTGCGAAACCGCCGGAACCGGTACACCGGCCGCAAAAGCGATCACGTCCAGCAGGCCGTCCTGAAGCTGACCACCAAGGTCAGACCAGCCGCCGTTGCGACGGTCAAAATCGACACCGAGCTCTTCCATCATGCGCGGGAAATACGTGTCGGAGGTCGAGCCGGCAGGGCCGAAACCGATGGCCGCACCGGCCGGGATATCCGCGATGGATTTGATGCCCGAAGACGCCAGAGCCGTCACAGAGAACGGTGTCTGGTACATCGGGAACATTGCGCAGGCGTTGTCCATCTGCAGGCCGGGTGCGATCGGGTTGCCGCCGCCGATGGATTCTGCAGCCGGACCCATGGTGGTCATGCCGAATGCAAGATCACCGGTGTGCACCAGCGCCATGTTCTGCATCGGGCCGCCGGTGACTTCCGCGCCGCCGTTGACGCCGAGCACATCAGAGACGATGCCGGCCCAGCCGGAACCGTAGCCGAAATAGGTGCCGCCCTGCGAGCCGGTGCCGACCGTAAAGCTGTCCGGCCAGCCGGTCCTGTCGACGTGCCCGTCGGCGAATGCAACGGTTGCTGTCATTACTGTTGTTGCGGCCACCGCCGTAATTCTGGTGAGTACAGTCATAAGGATTTTATCCTCCCCTTAAGTTTTTTTGCGCGTCAGACCGCCGGGCCGGGTGTCACTCCCACCGACCCGACGGCAAAAATCTGCGTGCTGTAACGTATAGGCCGCGCGGGGCGTCTCTCAAGACTGTATTCGCCGATATACTATCTGTTATATTATATAAAAAATTTATCTAATTAAGTCTCACGCGGTTGCAGAGAGTGCGGCAAGGTCTTTTTCCAGCACGGACATAAAGGCGTCGCGTGCTGCGTGCCGGGTGTCGCGCAGCCAGACGGCAGCAAGGGCAAGCTCTCCCTTGGTGCGGTCCCGGTCCGGCACAAGATCAATGAACGTCACGCCCCCGACGCCAAGGCGCGAGGCCCATCTGGGCACGATCGCGAGCCCGACGCCGGTGCCCACCAGGCTCACGATGGTCTGTTTTTCTTCGGCGATCTGGGCGACGCGGGCAGTGAGCCCCGCCTCAAGAAAGAGTTTCATCGTCATATCGTGGCTGTGCGGACGCGAGCGTCGGTCCGGCACAATCAGCGGCTCTTCGGCCATATCCTCCACGCGG is part of the Roseobacter ponti genome and encodes:
- a CDS encoding TAXI family TRAP transporter solute-binding subunit, with protein sequence MTVLTRITAVAATTVMTATVAFADGHVDRTGWPDSFTVGTGSQGGTYFGYGSGWAGIVSDVLGVNGGAEVTGGPMQNMALVHTGDLAFGMTTMGPAAESIGGGNPIAPGLQMDNACAMFPMYQTPFSVTALASSGIKSIADIPAGAAIGFGPAGSTSDTYFPRMMEELGVDFDRRNGGWSDLGGQLQDGLLDVIAFAAGVPVPAVSQLEVQTDINIIEFTEEEQAKIIAAFPVAAFDIAATAYTTLEAPARSVSMWNFAIANCDLPETFIYEVVDAVMSDNERMVTAHRAAQSSLPEFWDRNTVMAWHPGAARWFTENAGAEISADMIHGDM